One region of Rhodophyticola sp. CCM32 genomic DNA includes:
- a CDS encoding SDR family NAD(P)-dependent oxidoreductase has translation MENRLDGQIALVTGASRGIGAASAEWLAGRGAHVVAVARTIGGLEELDDRIQTAGGSATLAPMDVTDENAMAHFCRSIHDRWGKADIWVHTAFHASALTPTPHLTAHDLDTVIATNIRALARLIALIDPLITPSPAPKAVFFDSDWDAKFASAYGLSKAAGRALVESWQAETLRDSLAVHLLRPAPMPTAIRARFYPGEPRDRLASPKEEAARLLPAVFDT, from the coding sequence ATGGAAAACCGACTTGATGGACAGATCGCGCTGGTCACCGGCGCGTCACGGGGGATCGGCGCGGCCAGTGCCGAATGGCTGGCGGGTCGCGGCGCCCATGTGGTTGCGGTGGCGCGCACAATCGGCGGGCTGGAAGAGCTGGATGACCGCATTCAGACCGCAGGCGGCAGCGCCACCCTGGCCCCGATGGATGTGACGGATGAGAATGCGATGGCCCATTTCTGCCGGTCCATACATGACCGGTGGGGCAAGGCGGATATCTGGGTGCATACAGCGTTTCATGCCAGCGCCCTGACCCCCACCCCGCATCTGACCGCACATGATCTCGATACGGTGATCGCCACCAATATCCGCGCCCTGGCCCGGCTGATCGCCCTGATCGATCCGCTGATCACCCCCAGCCCGGCCCCGAAAGCGGTGTTTTTCGACAGCGACTGGGACGCGAAATTCGCCAGCGCCTATGGACTGTCCAAAGCCGCCGGGCGGGCGCTGGTGGAAAGCTGGCAGGCCGAAACCCTGCGCGACAGCCTGGCGGTGCACCTGCTGCGCCCGGCCCCGATGCCCACCGCCATCCGCGCCCGGTTCTACCCCGGTGAGCCCCGCGACAGACTGGCCAGCCCGAAGGAGGAAGCCGCACGGCTTCTGCCAGCCGTATTCGACACGTAA
- a CDS encoding biotin transporter BioY, which translates to MSRNMTLSQATFGTDGLLRKTLMVLAGTLLIAMAAKVSVPLWPSPMSLQTLAILSVGFAFGSRMGAVTLLAYLAQGWAGLPVFTPTTAIGPAAFAGPTAGFLIGFVGMAWLAGFAAERGLARGVVTTGLSALVISALLYLPGLAWPMAVAGALGVEAGWVGLPAASVWAGFVAPFLIGDAIKAVLAALIVTGAWKALARR; encoded by the coding sequence ATGAGCCGCAACATGACCCTGAGCCAGGCCACATTCGGGACCGATGGCTTGCTGCGCAAGACCCTGATGGTGCTGGCTGGTACTTTGCTGATTGCCATGGCCGCGAAGGTCAGTGTGCCGCTCTGGCCCTCGCCGATGAGCTTGCAGACGCTGGCCATTCTGAGTGTCGGTTTTGCCTTTGGCTCGCGCATGGGCGCGGTGACATTGCTGGCCTATCTGGCCCAGGGATGGGCGGGCCTGCCGGTGTTCACGCCAACAACCGCGATTGGCCCGGCGGCCTTTGCCGGTCCGACGGCGGGGTTTCTGATCGGGTTTGTCGGCATGGCCTGGCTGGCGGGTTTCGCGGCTGAGCGTGGCCTGGCGCGGGGTGTGGTGACCACGGGGCTGTCGGCTCTGGTGATCTCGGCGCTGCTGTATCTGCCCGGCCTGGCCTGGCCGATGGCTGTGGCCGGCGCCCTTGGGGTTGAGGCCGGCTGGGTCGGCCTGCCCGCCGCGTCGGTCTGGGCCGGGTTTGTGGCCCCGTTCCTGATTGGCGATGCGATCAAGGCGGTGCTTGCCGCGCTGATCGTCACTGGGGCCTGGAAGGCGCTGGCGCGCCGTTAA